The Caulobacter sp. FWC26 genome contains a region encoding:
- a CDS encoding enoyl-CoA hydratase-related protein → MTEHVKVQIDAGVMTLTLARPEKKNALSNAMYGVLADSLEAAEQDPAIRVVVFQGDGDSFTAGNDLQDFTAQATGAFSGERHVTRFLKALAHATRPLVAAVQGQAVGVGTTMLLHCDLVFVTPDARLTTPFVNLALVPEAASSWLLPARIGHARAYAMFALGEAVDGATAVAWGLANGLADGEALRARARAAADQLAKRPLGALTVTKRLMRDAEKIAALMDTEGAEFAARLQTAEAREAFMAFAERRAPDFSKVG, encoded by the coding sequence ATGACCGAGCATGTGAAGGTGCAGATCGACGCCGGCGTGATGACCCTCACCCTGGCGCGCCCGGAGAAGAAGAACGCCCTGTCCAACGCCATGTACGGCGTGCTGGCCGACAGCCTGGAGGCGGCCGAACAGGATCCGGCCATCCGCGTCGTGGTCTTCCAGGGCGACGGCGACAGCTTCACCGCCGGCAACGACCTGCAGGACTTCACCGCCCAGGCCACCGGCGCCTTCAGCGGCGAGCGTCACGTGACCCGGTTCCTCAAGGCTCTGGCCCACGCGACCCGCCCGCTGGTCGCGGCAGTGCAGGGCCAGGCGGTCGGCGTGGGGACGACCATGCTGCTCCATTGCGACCTGGTGTTCGTGACGCCTGACGCGCGCTTGACCACCCCGTTCGTGAACCTGGCCCTGGTGCCGGAGGCCGCCTCCAGCTGGCTCCTGCCCGCCCGCATCGGCCACGCCCGCGCCTACGCCATGTTCGCCCTGGGCGAGGCGGTGGACGGCGCCACGGCCGTGGCCTGGGGTCTGGCCAACGGCTTGGCGGACGGCGAGGCGCTGAGGGCCCGCGCCCGGGCCGCCGCCGACCAACTGGCCAAGCGTCCGCTGGGCGCCCTGACGGTGACCAAGCGGCTGATGCGCGACGCTGAGAAAATCGCCGCCCTCATGGACACAGAAGGCGCGGAGTTCGCCGCGCGTCTGCAGACCGCCGAGGCGCGCGAAGCCTTCATGGCTTTCGCCGAGCGCCGTGCGCCCGACTTCAGCAAGGTCGGCTAG
- a CDS encoding SDR family NAD(P)-dependent oxidoreductase — MSGRITSPFGAKSTAREVVAGHDLSGRVAIVTGAATGIGVETVRALALAGAEVIIAARKPELGEEVANAINEEAGSKRVSFGMLDLSSLEAIRHFANVWGDRRIDILINNAAVMASPLMRTADGFEMQFGTNHLGHFLLSVLLAPNLIAGAKASGKPSRLVSLSSIGHRRSGIHFDDPNYNTRPYEKWEAYGQAKTANSLFAVGFDKRFKDQGVHANAVMPGGILTPLQRHLPIEEQRALGWLDENDQPREGFKTTEQGAATSVWAAVGAELEGVGGLYLEDCNQALPWSKESPWTGVMPHALDPAAADRLWDLSVEIVGAGA; from the coding sequence ATGAGCGGACGGATCACATCGCCCTTTGGGGCCAAGTCGACGGCGCGCGAGGTTGTCGCCGGTCACGACCTTTCCGGCCGCGTGGCCATCGTCACCGGCGCCGCCACTGGAATCGGGGTGGAGACCGTCCGGGCGCTGGCCCTGGCCGGCGCGGAAGTGATCATCGCCGCCCGCAAGCCCGAGCTCGGCGAAGAGGTGGCCAACGCCATCAATGAAGAGGCCGGCTCCAAGCGGGTCAGTTTCGGCATGCTGGACCTGTCCAGCCTGGAGGCCATCCGCCACTTCGCCAACGTCTGGGGCGACCGGCGGATCGACATCCTGATCAACAACGCCGCTGTCATGGCCAGTCCGCTGATGCGCACCGCCGACGGCTTCGAGATGCAGTTTGGCACCAATCACCTGGGCCACTTCCTGCTGTCGGTGCTGCTGGCCCCGAACCTGATCGCGGGCGCCAAGGCCAGCGGCAAGCCGTCTCGCCTGGTGTCGCTCTCGTCGATCGGCCATCGACGCTCGGGGATCCATTTCGACGATCCCAACTACAACACCCGCCCCTACGAAAAGTGGGAGGCCTATGGGCAGGCCAAGACCGCCAACAGCCTGTTCGCGGTGGGCTTCGACAAGCGCTTCAAGGACCAGGGCGTCCACGCCAACGCGGTCATGCCGGGCGGCATCCTGACGCCGCTGCAGCGCCACCTGCCGATCGAGGAGCAACGCGCTCTGGGCTGGCTGGACGAGAACGACCAGCCGCGCGAGGGCTTCAAGACGACCGAGCAGGGCGCAGCCACCAGCGTCTGGGCGGCGGTGGGCGCCGAGCTGGAGGGCGTCGGCGGGCTCTATCTGGAAGACTGCAACCAGGCGCTGCCCTGGAGCAAGGAGAGTCCCTGGACCGGCGTCATGCCGCACGCCCTGGACCCGGCCGCCGCTGATCGGCTCTGGGACCTGTCGGTGGAGATCGTCGGGGCCGGCGCCTGA
- a CDS encoding NAD(P)-dependent oxidoreductase: MSLKNKTLFVTGASRGIGLAIAVRAARDGANVVIAAKTAEAHPKLPGTIYTAAKEIEDAGGKALPLVVDVREEASVQEAVDKAVAQFGGIDICVNNASAISLTPTLMTDMKRYDLMHQINTRGTFVTSKACIPHLKNAENPHVLMLSPPLDMSPRWFGSHVAYTMAKFGMSMCVLGMAEEFKPDGIAFNALWPRTGIATAAIQFALTGEEGLRHCRTPEIMADAAYAIFNKPSRDFSGNFLIDDTFLYGEGVRDFDPYKVDPTASLMPDFFVPESSQPPPGVKIG, encoded by the coding sequence GTGAGCCTCAAGAACAAGACCCTGTTCGTCACCGGCGCCTCGCGCGGCATCGGTCTGGCCATCGCCGTCCGGGCGGCCCGCGACGGCGCCAATGTGGTGATCGCGGCCAAGACCGCCGAGGCCCATCCCAAGCTGCCGGGCACCATCTACACCGCCGCCAAGGAAATCGAGGACGCCGGCGGCAAGGCCCTGCCGCTGGTCGTCGACGTGCGCGAGGAGGCCAGCGTCCAGGAAGCGGTCGACAAGGCCGTGGCCCAGTTCGGCGGCATCGACATCTGCGTCAACAACGCCTCGGCCATCTCGCTGACGCCGACCCTGATGACCGACATGAAGCGCTATGACCTGATGCACCAGATCAATACGCGCGGCACGTTCGTGACCTCCAAGGCCTGCATCCCGCACCTGAAGAACGCCGAGAATCCGCACGTGCTGATGCTGTCGCCGCCGCTGGACATGTCGCCGCGCTGGTTCGGCTCGCATGTGGCCTACACCATGGCCAAGTTCGGCATGTCGATGTGCGTGCTGGGCATGGCCGAGGAGTTCAAGCCCGACGGCATCGCCTTCAACGCCCTATGGCCCCGCACCGGCATCGCCACGGCCGCCATCCAGTTCGCCCTGACCGGCGAGGAGGGCCTGCGCCACTGCCGCACGCCCGAGATCATGGCCGACGCGGCCTATGCGATCTTCAACAAGCCCTCGCGCGACTTCAGCGGCAACTTCCTGATCGACGACACCTTCCTGTACGGCGAGGGCGTCCGCGACTTCGATCCCTACAAGGTCGACCCGACCGCCAGCCTGATGCCGGACTTCTTCGTGCCCGAGAGCAGCCAGCCGCCGCCCGGGGTGAAGATCGGTTGA
- a CDS encoding TfoX/Sxy family protein, translated as MTVMAVSDDYKDFVLELLAPLGQVSARRMFGGVGVYANGLFFALIDDDVLYLKGDDALKLEFEAAGAQAFAPFEDGKTMAYWTAPTEALDDQDILLDWARKSLAVAARKQKPSPKGRGRGPR; from the coding sequence GTGACGGTCATGGCGGTATCCGACGACTACAAGGACTTCGTTCTGGAGCTGCTGGCCCCGCTGGGACAGGTCAGCGCCCGGCGCATGTTCGGGGGAGTCGGCGTCTATGCGAATGGGCTGTTCTTCGCGCTCATCGACGACGACGTCCTCTACCTCAAGGGCGACGATGCCCTGAAGCTCGAATTCGAGGCCGCCGGCGCACAGGCCTTCGCCCCGTTCGAGGACGGCAAGACGATGGCCTACTGGACTGCGCCCACCGAGGCTTTGGACGACCAGGATATTCTGCTGGACTGGGCGCGAAAGTCGCTGGCCGTCGCCGCGCGTAAACAGAAACCTTCTCCCAAGGGAAGAGGGCGGGGCCCGCGCTGA
- a CDS encoding GNAT family N-acetyltransferase — translation MTVTVRPATPADASLIHQFILDLAEYEKLLDTVQATEADTAAALFGDKARAFADIAEIDGQPVGFALWFYNYSTFVGRHGIYLEDLFVRPSARGAGAGKALLANLAKRCVDEGLGRLEWSVLDWNAPSIAFYDSLGAAAMDEWIIRRLTGEALRKLAGA, via the coding sequence ATGACCGTCACCGTCCGCCCCGCCACGCCCGCCGATGCGAGCCTGATCCACCAGTTCATCCTCGATCTGGCCGAGTATGAGAAGCTGCTCGACACGGTCCAGGCGACGGAGGCCGACACGGCGGCGGCCCTGTTCGGCGACAAGGCTCGCGCCTTCGCCGACATCGCCGAGATCGACGGCCAGCCGGTGGGCTTCGCGCTGTGGTTCTACAACTACTCGACCTTCGTCGGGCGACACGGGATCTATCTGGAGGACCTGTTCGTGCGCCCATCGGCGCGGGGGGCGGGGGCGGGCAAGGCGCTGCTGGCCAACCTCGCCAAGCGTTGCGTCGACGAGGGCCTCGGGCGGCTGGAGTGGTCGGTGCTCGACTGGAACGCCCCGTCGATCGCCTTCTATGACAGCCTCGGCGCCGCGGCGATGGACGAATGGATCATCCGCCGCCTGACGGGCGAGGCGCTACGCAAACTGGCGGGCGCGTAG
- a CDS encoding dihydroorotase, producing MTQTFDLIVRGGEVVNHAGRGFTDIGVRGGKIVAIGDLSQASAGEVFDATGLTVLPGVIDSQVHFREPGLEWKEDLESGSRGAALGGVTAVFEMPNTEPTTTDADALADKLSRAKGRMHTDHAFYVGGTHENATFLGELERLPGCCGIKVFMGASTGSLLVQDDEGVENVLRHVNRRAAFHSEDEYRLAERRSLARPGDWTSHPEVRDAQAALQSTHRLVRIAKSLGKRIHVLHVTTKEEIDFLAQNKDVASVEVTPQHLTLVAPEAYERLKGFAQMNPPIREADHVAGIWRGIDTGVADVLGSDHAPHTREEKARPYPASPSGMPGVQTLVPIMLTHVVDGKLSLERFVDLTSHGVNRIFGLADKGRIAEGFDADFTIVDMKARRVITHDWMATRSGWTPFDGFEAKAWPVATIVRGIVVMRDDEIIAEGKGEPVRFLETLAG from the coding sequence ATGACCCAGACCTTCGACCTGATCGTGCGTGGCGGCGAGGTGGTGAACCACGCCGGGCGAGGCTTTACCGACATCGGCGTGCGCGGCGGCAAGATCGTCGCGATCGGCGACCTGTCCCAGGCCAGCGCCGGCGAGGTGTTCGACGCCACGGGCCTGACGGTCCTGCCGGGCGTCATCGACAGTCAGGTCCACTTTCGAGAGCCGGGCCTGGAGTGGAAGGAAGACCTGGAAAGCGGTTCGCGCGGCGCGGCCCTGGGCGGCGTCACCGCCGTCTTCGAGATGCCCAACACCGAGCCGACCACTACGGACGCCGACGCCCTGGCCGACAAGCTCTCGCGCGCCAAAGGGCGGATGCACACCGACCACGCCTTCTATGTCGGCGGCACCCATGAGAACGCCACTTTCCTGGGCGAGCTGGAGCGCCTGCCGGGCTGCTGCGGCATCAAGGTGTTCATGGGCGCCTCGACCGGGTCGCTGCTGGTGCAAGACGACGAGGGCGTGGAGAACGTGCTGCGCCACGTCAATCGCCGCGCGGCCTTCCACTCCGAGGATGAATATCGCCTGGCCGAGCGTCGCAGCCTGGCCCGTCCCGGCGACTGGACGAGCCACCCGGAGGTGCGCGACGCCCAGGCCGCCCTGCAGTCGACCCACCGCCTGGTCCGCATCGCCAAGTCGCTGGGCAAGCGCATCCACGTGCTGCACGTGACCACCAAGGAAGAGATCGACTTCCTGGCCCAGAACAAGGACGTCGCCAGCGTTGAGGTCACGCCCCAGCACCTGACCCTGGTCGCGCCCGAGGCCTATGAGCGCCTGAAGGGCTTCGCCCAGATGAACCCGCCGATCCGCGAGGCCGACCACGTGGCCGGGATCTGGCGCGGGATCGACACCGGCGTGGCCGACGTCCTGGGCAGCGACCACGCCCCGCACACCCGCGAGGAAAAGGCGCGACCCTATCCGGCCTCGCCGTCGGGCATGCCGGGGGTGCAGACCCTGGTCCCGATCATGCTGACCCACGTGGTTGACGGTAAGCTCTCCCTGGAGCGCTTTGTCGATCTCACCAGCCACGGCGTGAACCGCATCTTCGGCCTGGCCGACAAGGGTCGCATCGCCGAGGGCTTCGACGCCGACTTCACCATCGTCGACATGAAGGCCCGCCGGGTCATCACCCACGACTGGATGGCCACCCGCTCGGGCTGGACCCCGTTCGACGGCTTCGAAGCCAAGGCCTGGCCCGTGGCGACCATCGTGCGCGGGATCGTGGTGATGCGCGACGACGAGATCATCGCCGAGGGCAAGGGCGAGCCGGTGCGGTTCCTGGAGACCCTGGCGGGGTAG
- a CDS encoding folate-binding protein YgfZ, translating to MTAPLLARLASRAVIAVSGQDWRSFLQGLLTQDVETLAAGELRFGGLLTPQGKLLYDLFVVGTEDGALLDVATAHRDAILARLTMYRLRAKADLAASDRSVIAVFGGDISGAGLFADPRLPALGARAYDDRQTNADEDAYEAHRLALGVPGPADWGSETTYPIEANFDLLAGIDFKKGCFVGQETTSRMKRRGTIKNRMLPIVFDGPPPPFGAEVLAGELRAGEVLSGRDGRAMALLRLDRIDGAALSVDGRPVRVDRPEWMA from the coding sequence ATGACCGCACCTTTGCTCGCCCGTCTCGCCTCCCGCGCCGTCATCGCCGTCTCCGGTCAGGATTGGCGGAGCTTCCTTCAGGGCCTGCTGACCCAGGATGTCGAAACCCTGGCCGCCGGCGAGCTGCGCTTTGGCGGTCTGCTGACCCCGCAGGGCAAGCTGCTCTACGACCTGTTCGTGGTGGGGACTGAGGACGGCGCCCTGCTGGACGTGGCGACGGCGCACCGCGACGCCATCCTGGCTCGCCTGACGATGTACCGCCTGCGGGCCAAGGCGGACCTCGCCGCCAGCGACCGCTCGGTGATCGCGGTGTTCGGGGGCGACATTTCCGGCGCGGGCCTTTTCGCTGATCCCCGCCTGCCCGCCCTGGGCGCCCGCGCCTATGACGACCGCCAGACCAACGCCGACGAGGACGCCTATGAGGCCCACCGCCTGGCGCTGGGCGTCCCCGGCCCCGCCGACTGGGGCAGCGAGACCACCTATCCGATCGAGGCCAATTTCGACCTGCTGGCGGGGATCGATTTCAAGAAGGGCTGCTTCGTCGGCCAGGAGACCACCAGCCGCATGAAGCGGCGCGGGACGATCAAGAACCGCATGCTGCCGATCGTCTTCGATGGCCCGCCGCCGCCCTTCGGCGCCGAGGTCCTGGCCGGCGAGCTGCGCGCCGGCGAGGTGCTAAGCGGTCGGGACGGCCGGGCCATGGCCCTTCTGCGTCTGGACCGGATCGACGGCGCCGCGCTGAGCGTCGACGGGCGGCCGGTGCGCGTCGACCGTCCAGAGTGGATGGCCTGA
- a CDS encoding alpha/beta fold hydrolase → MNRRKILVAGALLAMAAAGGPALAASAERFTVKVRGKGPDVILIPGLSSSPDIWESTAQALEGRYRVHLVHVAGFAGAPTAGNAEGKVAAGVAEGLASYIQAQGLKSPAVMGHSMGGTIAMILAARHPDLVGKLMVVDMFPNLAVAYFGPGQSPEAVAQRAAGFRAQITDAPADAFKAMQEHLITGMVRTESARAAIVKHSLDSDRQVSGRAMEELLTTDLTPELAKITAPTTVVWAWNSNMPVPAATFGGWYQAAYGPLKGVKVVRIDDSAHFIMIDQPAKFMAEVETFLAG, encoded by the coding sequence ATGAATCGTCGCAAAATTCTGGTTGCGGGCGCGCTGCTGGCTATGGCCGCCGCGGGCGGACCCGCTCTGGCCGCCAGCGCTGAGCGCTTCACCGTCAAGGTGCGCGGCAAGGGTCCCGACGTCATCCTGATCCCGGGCCTGTCGTCGTCACCGGACATCTGGGAGTCGACCGCCCAGGCGCTGGAAGGCCGTTATCGCGTTCACCTCGTTCACGTCGCCGGGTTTGCGGGCGCGCCCACGGCCGGCAACGCCGAGGGTAAGGTCGCCGCGGGCGTGGCCGAAGGTCTCGCGAGCTATATCCAGGCTCAGGGTCTGAAGTCGCCCGCCGTGATGGGCCACTCGATGGGCGGTACGATCGCCATGATACTGGCGGCGCGTCACCCCGACCTGGTGGGCAAGCTGATGGTCGTCGACATGTTCCCGAACCTGGCGGTCGCCTATTTCGGCCCTGGTCAATCGCCGGAGGCCGTCGCACAGCGCGCGGCCGGCTTCCGCGCTCAGATCACCGACGCCCCCGCCGACGCTTTCAAGGCCATGCAGGAGCATTTGATTACGGGCATGGTCCGCACTGAGTCCGCCCGCGCCGCCATCGTCAAGCACTCGCTCGACAGCGACCGGCAGGTTTCCGGCCGCGCCATGGAAGAGCTGCTGACCACCGACCTGACGCCCGAGCTGGCCAAGATCACCGCGCCGACCACCGTGGTCTGGGCCTGGAACAGCAACATGCCTGTCCCGGCCGCGACGTTCGGCGGCTGGTATCAGGCCGCCTATGGGCCGCTAAAGGGCGTCAAGGTGGTGCGCATCGACGATAGCGCCCACTTCATCATGATCGATCAACCGGCCAAGTTCATGGCCGAGGTCGAGACCTTCCTGGCCGGTTGA
- a CDS encoding DNA-3-methyladenine glycosylase I codes for MTEIARCTWKGMNGDPFYEAYHDDEWGVPEWDSRALWEKLVLDGFQAGLSWITILRKREAFRAAFANFDPEKVARFDETDRARLMADAGIIRSNGKIDATIQGARLYLDMRERGEDFSQFLWDMVGGAPIQNQWEAGQVPAQTPLAVEMSKALKAKGFKFCGPVIVYAFMQATGLVNDHLVTCFRHEECKALGHRH; via the coding sequence ATGACTGAGATCGCCCGCTGCACCTGGAAAGGCATGAACGGAGACCCGTTCTACGAGGCCTATCACGATGACGAATGGGGCGTGCCCGAGTGGGACAGCCGCGCCCTGTGGGAGAAGCTCGTCTTGGACGGTTTCCAGGCGGGGCTGTCCTGGATCACCATCCTGCGCAAGCGTGAGGCCTTTCGCGCCGCCTTCGCCAATTTCGACCCGGAAAAGGTCGCGCGCTTTGACGAGACAGATCGCGCCCGACTGATGGCCGACGCCGGCATCATCCGCTCGAACGGCAAGATCGACGCGACGATTCAGGGCGCGCGCCTCTATCTCGACATGCGCGAGCGGGGCGAGGATTTCAGCCAGTTCCTATGGGACATGGTCGGCGGCGCGCCGATCCAGAATCAGTGGGAGGCGGGCCAGGTGCCGGCCCAGACCCCCTTGGCCGTCGAGATGTCCAAGGCGCTGAAGGCCAAGGGCTTCAAGTTCTGCGGGCCGGTGATCGTCTATGCCTTCATGCAGGCGACCGGGCTGGTCAACGACCACCTGGTGACCTGCTTCCGACATGAGGAGTGCAAGGCGCTGGGCCACCGTCACTGA
- a CDS encoding MFS transporter, producing METRLVTPFHHLLVNNLVANITNFTIWFALTFYVYLETKSVFATGMIAGVYLVLTAACGIWFGSLVDHHRKKVAMAGSSVASLLLYALALAVLLLAPKGAIADVGRPWLWALIGLSMLGVIAGNIRTIALPTLVTLLIPEDGRDKANGLVGMVTGIGFLTTSVISGFLVAWGGMFAALVFALGLTLAALVHLLAVPVHEPRVEAEHGAPVEPRTIDLAGTIKVVAAVPGLFALILFATFNNFLGGIFMALLDAYGLSMVSVQTWGLLFGFLSVAFIASGVAISRTGLGKNPLRTLLLVNLISWAVCCVFPLKSSIVLLAIGCFVWMALGPYAEAAEQTTLQKVVPFERQGRVFGFAQSVEQAASPLTAFLIGPLTQFIFIPFMTHGAGAGAIGDWFGRGPDRGMALVFTVAGIVGVIVTLLAFGSKAYKQLSAAYVQGETAAAAQ from the coding sequence CTGGAGACGCGCCTTGTGACCCCGTTCCATCACCTGCTGGTCAACAACCTGGTTGCGAACATCACGAACTTCACGATCTGGTTCGCCCTGACCTTCTACGTCTATCTGGAGACCAAGTCGGTCTTCGCCACAGGCATGATCGCGGGCGTCTATCTGGTGCTGACGGCGGCCTGCGGCATTTGGTTCGGCAGCCTCGTCGATCATCACCGGAAGAAGGTGGCGATGGCGGGCTCCAGCGTGGCGTCGCTGCTGCTCTACGCCCTGGCGCTGGCCGTGCTGCTGCTGGCGCCCAAGGGCGCTATCGCCGATGTCGGGCGTCCCTGGCTGTGGGCGCTGATCGGGCTTTCGATGCTGGGCGTCATCGCCGGCAATATCCGCACCATCGCCTTGCCCACTCTGGTGACGCTGCTGATTCCCGAGGACGGGCGCGACAAGGCCAACGGTCTGGTCGGCATGGTGACGGGAATCGGCTTCCTGACCACCTCGGTGATCAGCGGCTTCCTGGTGGCCTGGGGCGGCATGTTCGCCGCCCTCGTCTTCGCGCTCGGCTTGACGCTCGCCGCGCTGGTCCACCTGCTGGCCGTTCCGGTCCATGAGCCGCGTGTCGAAGCCGAACATGGGGCGCCCGTCGAACCCAGGACGATCGACCTCGCCGGCACGATCAAGGTCGTAGCCGCCGTGCCCGGTCTCTTCGCCCTGATCCTGTTCGCGACCTTCAACAACTTCCTGGGCGGGATCTTCATGGCCCTGTTGGACGCCTACGGTCTGTCGATGGTGTCAGTGCAGACTTGGGGGCTGCTGTTCGGCTTCCTGTCGGTGGCCTTCATCGCCAGCGGTGTCGCGATCAGCAGGACGGGGCTGGGCAAGAACCCGCTGCGCACCCTGCTTCTGGTCAATCTGATCTCGTGGGCGGTATGTTGTGTGTTTCCGCTGAAGTCGTCGATTGTCCTGTTGGCGATCGGCTGTTTCGTCTGGATGGCGCTGGGGCCCTATGCGGAGGCCGCCGAGCAGACGACGCTGCAGAAGGTGGTGCCGTTCGAGCGCCAGGGCCGGGTCTTCGGCTTCGCCCAGTCGGTGGAGCAGGCGGCGTCGCCGCTGACGGCGTTCCTGATCGGACCGCTGACCCAGTTCATCTTCATCCCGTTCATGACCCATGGCGCCGGCGCCGGCGCTATCGGCGACTGGTTCGGTCGGGGACCGGATCGCGGCATGGCGCTGGTGTTTACGGTGGCCGGGATCGTAGGGGTCATCGTCACCCTGCTGGCCTTCGGCTCCAAGGCCTACAAGCAGCTATCGGCCGCCTATGTTCAGGGCGAGACGGCCGCCGCCGCTCAGTGA
- a CDS encoding alpha/beta fold hydrolase — translation MASKIILGVVAAIACGIGGAQAQVIQGVPVVEAMNAYVEPTGLVEVEAGRRIHIHCLGSGSPTVVFTAGLGGWSGSWALVQPEVAKTTRACAWDRAGFGLSDGDAQNAQTSDQTTQDLAKALAAAGERGPFVLVGHSAGAFETLTFVDRHRDQAAGVVFVDPTRPHDMAREAKAGPKAAAADRAYFASEAKRLRDCAAGIEAGTVKTGAPAAPCFQYYPEIPTAAQTALARRDAEPARLRAQASLYEEYEPNGERVARDGRDWGDLPLIVVSAGAAADGGLWSPDARDEHAALFADWTDSHKSLAKLSRRGERRVAEGAGHLVQLQKPQVVIEAVLAIVKAARPH, via the coding sequence ATGGCAAGCAAAATCATCCTGGGCGTAGTGGCGGCGATCGCGTGCGGGATCGGCGGCGCGCAGGCGCAGGTCATCCAGGGCGTTCCGGTCGTGGAAGCGATGAACGCCTATGTCGAACCGACTGGTCTGGTCGAGGTCGAGGCCGGTCGCCGGATTCACATTCACTGCCTGGGATCGGGCTCACCGACGGTCGTCTTCACCGCCGGCCTTGGCGGCTGGTCGGGCAGTTGGGCGCTGGTGCAGCCCGAGGTCGCCAAGACCACCCGCGCCTGCGCCTGGGACCGCGCGGGCTTTGGCCTGAGCGACGGCGACGCTCAAAACGCCCAGACCTCGGACCAGACGACACAGGACCTCGCCAAGGCCCTGGCGGCGGCGGGCGAGCGCGGGCCCTTTGTGCTGGTCGGCCATTCGGCCGGCGCGTTCGAGACCCTGACCTTCGTCGACCGTCACCGGGATCAGGCCGCCGGCGTGGTGTTCGTCGATCCGACCCGGCCGCATGACATGGCGCGCGAGGCCAAGGCCGGCCCCAAAGCCGCCGCTGCGGATCGCGCCTATTTCGCTTCCGAAGCCAAGCGCCTGCGCGATTGCGCGGCGGGTATCGAGGCTGGAACAGTCAAGACCGGCGCGCCCGCCGCCCCGTGCTTTCAATACTATCCGGAGATCCCGACCGCCGCCCAGACGGCGCTAGCGCGCCGTGACGCCGAACCCGCCCGTCTCCGCGCTCAGGCTTCCCTGTACGAGGAATACGAACCGAACGGCGAACGCGTCGCGCGCGACGGGCGAGACTGGGGCGACCTGCCGCTGATCGTCGTCAGCGCCGGCGCGGCGGCCGACGGCGGTCTCTGGAGTCCTGACGCCCGGGACGAGCACGCGGCCCTGTTCGCCGACTGGACAGATAGCCACAAGAGCCTGGCCAAACTGTCCCGTCGGGGCGAGCGTCGCGTCGCCGAGGGGGCGGGGCATCTCGTCCAACTGCAGAAGCCGCAGGTGGTGATCGAGGCGGTGCTGGCCATCGTCAAGGCGGCGCGGCCCCACTGA